The genomic stretch TCCAGGAAGGCGACCACAGCAGCAAACGCTGAGCAAACAGACCAGACAGCACAGATGGGCAGGGGGCCGCACGCCACACCGGGGCGCGGCCCCCCGCCCTGTTGCCCGGTCCTGTCCGTACACTGCACCCCATGACCCGACCCTGGCTCGTCACCGGCCTGACCGGTACCCTCGCCCCGCACGTCGCCCACGCCCTGCAAGCCCAGGGGCACACCGTCACCGGCTGGGACCGCCACACCACCCCCGCCGACGACAGCGCCGCCGCCCACGCCTACCTGCAAGCCCTGAACCCCCAGGGCATCCTGCACCTCGCCCTGGGCAGCGAAGCCTGGGCGCACGCCCTCGCCACGCACGCCCACACGCACGACCTGCCGTTCGTGTTCACCAGCACCGCCATGGTCTTCCACCACCACCCAGACGGCCCGCACCACGCAGGCGACCCTACCACCGCGCAGGACGACTACGGCCAGCTGAAAGCCCGCACCGAACACGCCATCCGCACCGCCCACCCCCGCGCCGTCATCGCCCGTATCGGCTGGCAGATCCACCCCACCGCCACCGGCAACAACATGACCCAGCAACTCCAGGCACAACACGACCAGCACGGCGTCATTCGCGCCAGCCGCCACTGGACCCCCGCCACCTCCTTCATGACCGACACCGCCCACGCCCTCGCAGCCCTCGCGCAGGACGGCACCAGCGGCACCGTCCACCTGGACAGCAACGCCCACGACGCCCTCACCTTCCCCGAACTCGTGCGCGGTCTCGCCCGGCACCTGAACCGCGACTGGGTGGTCGAGGAGACGGACGACTACACGCACGACCAGCGGCTCGTGGACGACACCACCCGCCTGCCCAGCCTGCGCGAACGCCTCGGGCTGAACTGAACAAGTGAGAGGTCGGGTCAGGAGTGAGCGGTGGCTGGCCCGACTATTCAGAACCTGCCGAAGTCTCTCAGTTCGAAATGCTGTCCTAGAAGGCAGAATTCAGAGCGGGAATTGATCGTTGACACCGTCTGCATATCGGGGTATCCTACTTTTAACACCGCCGAAGAGGGCGGAATTTTTTTTGCCTGCCCATTTTGTCTGTCTGGGTGCTGCCCCAGCCCCCTCCGCAAGCGGCTCATACGAGTACCCCAGAGGGGCAGGGGGAGCAGTCGCTGCGCTCGGCAAGAGTTTCTGCTCGCGTCGTGTTGCTGGGATGGACGGTGACGTGTCCGGCCTCGACGCCGTCCTGCCGACCCCATTGGAAGGCCCGCTCGCTTCGCGCATGACGGCTCGGGGAAAACGTTCCTCCGGGACTGCTGGAACGTAGGACTGAACGAAGAAAGCCCCCCGGATAGGGAGGCTCTCTGAGTCACGGACGCTCTGGGCTTACGCCTCGATGTAGTCCTCGACGGGTGGGCAGCTGCACACGAAGTTTCTGTCGCCGTAGACATTGTCCACGCGGTTGACGCTGGGCCAGTACTTCCACTGTTTCTGCGTTTGGGTGGGGTAGGCGGCGGTTTCGCGGCTGTACGCGCGGTTCCAGTCCATGTCGATCAGGTCGGCCTGGGTGTGGGGCGCGTGCTTCAGCGGGCTGTCAGCGGCGGTGATCAGTTCGTCCTGCACGTCCTGAATCTCGCGGCGGATGCCGAGCATCGCCTGGATGAACCGGTCGAGTTCCGCTTTGGGTTCACTCTCGGTCGGTTCGATCATCAGCGTGCCGGGGACGGGGAAGCTCATGGTGGGGGCGTGGAAGCCGTAGTCCATGAGGCGCTTGGCAACGTCCTCCTCGCTGATGCCGCTCTCGGCCTTCAGGGGGCGCAGGTCGATGATGCACTCGTGCGCGACGCGGTCGTTGCGGCCGGTGTACAGGACGGGGAACGCGCCTTTGAGGTGGTGGGCGATGTAGTTGGCGTTCAGCAGGGCGACCTGCGTGGCGACTTTCAGGCCGCGTGCGCCGAGCAGGCGGATGTACAGGTAGCTGATGGGGAGGATGCTGGCGCTGCCGTACGGCGCGGCGCTGACGGCCCCGGTGCTGCTGTCAGAGGTGGGGCGCACGGCGTGGTTCGGGAGGAACGGGGCGAGGTGCGCTTTCACACCGATGGGGCCCATGCCGGGGCCGCCGCCCCCGTGGGGAATGGCGAAGGTCTTGTGCAGGTTCAGGTGGGATACGTCGCTGCCGATCAGGCCGGGTTTGGTCAGGCCGACCTGGGCGTTCATGTTCGCGCCGTCCAGGTACACCTGCCCGCCGTGCTGGTGGATCAGTTCGCACGCTTCCATGACGCGTTCCTCGTACACGCCGTGCGTGCTGGGGTACGTGATCATCAGCGCCCCCAGGTTCTCGCTGTGCTTCTCCGCCTGGGTTTTCAGGTCGTCCATGTCGATGTTGCCGTCCGCGTCGGTCTTCACGACGACGACCTGCATGCCCATCATGGCCGCACTCGCGGGGTTCGTGCCGTGCGCGCTGGCGGGAATCAGGCAGATGGTGCGGTGCGCCTCGCCCCGGCTCTCGTGGTACTTGCGGATGACCAGCAGGCCCGCGTACTCACCCTGCGCGCCGCTGTTCGGCTGGAGGCTCACGGCGTCGTACCCGGTGATGTCCGCCAGCCACGCCTCCAGTTCCGCCAGCATCTCCGCGTACCCTTCCGTCTGGTCGGCGGGCGCGAAGGGGTGCAGCTGGCCGAATTCGGGCCACGTCACGGGAATCATTTCCGTCGTGGCGTTCAGTTTCATGGTGCAGCTGCCCAGCGGGATCATGCCGTGCGTCAGGCTGTAATCCTTGTTCTCCAGGCTCTTCAGGTAGCGCAGCATGCCGTGCTCGCTGTGATGCGTGTTGAACACCGGGTGCGAGAGGTAGTCCGAGGTGCGCTTCAGATCGGCGGGAATGCCGTCCACCGCCTGCCCGTCCAGCGCCAGCACGTCGGCAGCCTTGCCCGTGATGACCTCGATGATGTCCGCAAGGTCAGCCACGGTGACGGTCTCGTCCAGGCTGACGCTGACGCGGTTCTCGTCACTGCCGCGACCCTCGGAACGGTGGTAGCGGAGGTTGATGCCTTTCGCCTCGGCACGTGCCTGGATGGCGTCCACGTCACCGTGGAAGCTGATGGTGTCAAAGAACGACTCGCTCACGACGAACCCACCCTCGTGCAGCGCGGCGGCCAGGATGCCCGTCATACGGTGCGTGCGCTCGGCAATCGTCTTGATGCCTTCGGGGCCGTGGTAGACGGCGTACGCGGCGGCCATGTTCGCCAGGAGGGCCTGCGCGGTGCAGATGTTGCTGGTGGCCTTCTCGCGGCGGATGTGCTGCTCGCGCGTCTGCATCGCCATGCGCAGCGCGGGTCGGCCCTTGACGTCCTTGCTGACGCCGATCACGCGGCCGGGCATGCTGCGCTGGAAGTCGCTGCGGCACGCCAGGAACGCCGCGTGCGGCCCGCCGAAGCCCATCGGAACGCCGAACCGCTGGGCACTGCCAATCACGATGTCCGCGCCCATCTCACCGACGGGTTTCACGAGGGCGCTGGCGAGCAGGTCGGTCGCGGCGATCAGCAGGCCGCCGCTGGCGTGCACGCGTTCGGCGATGGGGGAGAGGTCGTGCAGGTCGCCGTACGTGCCGGGCGTCTGCACCAGGGCCGCGAAGGTCCCTTCGGGCAGTTCGGCGTCGGCGGGGCCGGTGACGATGTCGTACCCGAAGTACTCCGCGCGGGTGCGGATCACGTCGATGGTCTGCGGGTGCACGTCCTGCGCCACGTACAGCGTGTTGCCCTTGCTCTTGCCCGCGCGCTTGGCCAACGTCATGGCCTCGGCGGCGGCGGTCGCCTCGTCCAGCAGGGAAGCGTTGCAGACGGGCATGGCGGTCAGGTCCATGATCGCCTGCTGGAAGTTCAGCAGCATCTCCAGGCGACCCTGGCTGATCTCCGCCTGGTACGGGGTGTACGCGGTGTACCAGCCGGGGTTCTCCAGCATGTTCCGCAGGATCACGCCCGGCGTGTGCGTCCCGCTGTACCCCATGCCGATGTAACTGCGGAACACCTTGTTCTTCGCCGCGACCGCCTTCAGGTCGGCCAGCGCATGCGCTTCCGTGACCGGGCCGCCCACGTTCAGGTCACCCGTGAAGCGGATGCTCTCGGGCAGGGTCGTGTCACTCAGTTCATCCAGGCTGCCCACGCCCAGCTCCGCGAGCATGGCGGCTTGCTCGGCGGCGGTCGGGCCCACGTGACGGTCGAGGAAATCAGCGGTCTGCAACAGATCAGTCAGGGAACGGGTCATGAAGTACTCCTGGGGGTGGGGCGGTGAAGCGGGTCACACGCCCCCTCACCCCGGCCCTCTCCCCTCGTGGGAGAGGGAGAAAAAGAATGTTGAACCCCCCTCTCCCCCTGTGGGACTCAACGAGCTGAGAAGCAGAGAGGGGCTGGGGGTGAGGGGGCCACCGAGTGGCGCTCCCGGTCACCCGTTCAGGTCAGTTGTTCGCGGCTTCGTACGCGGCGGCGTCCATCAGGTCACCCTCGCCGGTCACGTCAAGCTTGAACAGCCAGCCGCCCTCGTAGGGGGCGCTATTGACGAGTTCGGGGGTGCCGGTCAGGGCGTCGTTCACGGCCACGATGGTGCCGCTGGCGGGCGCGTAGATGTCAGAGGCGGTCTTGACGCTCTCGACCACGGCGATGGTCTCGCCCGCCTCGACGACGCGGCCCACTTCGGGCAGTTCGACGTACACGACGTCGCCCAGCTGCTCCTGCGCAAAGTCGGTGATGCCGACGGTGCCGTCCGCGGCGAGCCATTCGTGGGAGGCGGCGTACTTCAGTTCGGTGGGGGTGGTGGTCATGGTCGTATTCTCCGGGTTTCAGGCGCGGGGGGTGTGTGCGGGCCTACGTGGGCGGCGGGTCAGCGTTTGTAGAAGGGCAGCGCGACGCGGGTGGCGGGGTGGTCCTTGCCGCGCACCTCGACGTCGAAGACGTCCGCTCCGGCGTGCTCGGCGTTCACGAGGGCCATGGCGATGGGGTGCCCGAAGGTGGGGCTGCTCGTGCCGCTCGTGACGTGTCCGACGACCTCGCCGCCGACCTTGACGGGGTAGCCCTCGCGGACGGGCACGCGCTCCAGTTTCAGTCCCACGAGGGTCTGGGTGGGGGTCGTGCGGATGTGCTCGTGGCCGACGTGGGTCTTGTCCTTCACGACCCAGCTGTACGTGCTGCTCAGCGGGTGGATGGTGTCGCTGAACTCGTGCCCGTAGAGGGGGAAGCCCGCTTCGAGGCGCAGGGTGTCGCGCGCGCCCAGCCCGGCGGGCGTCAGGCCGATCGCCAGGAGTTTGTCCCAGACGGTTTCGGCCTCGCTGGCGTCCGTGAACACCTCGAAGCCGTCCTCGCCGGTGTACCCGGTGCGGGCGAGCATCACGTCGAAGCCGAACAGTTTGGCGGGGAAGAAGGCGTTCTTCTTCTTGCTGCTCAGGTCGGTGTCGGTGTGGGGTTGCAGCAGGCTCTCGGTCTGGGGGCCCTGCACGGCCAGGAGGCCCCAGCGGTCGCTCTCGTCGGTCAGGGTGACGTCGAACTCGCCCGCGTGCGCGTTCAGGTGCGTCCAGTCCTTGGTGATGTTGCTGGCGTTCACGACTGTCAGGTACTCGTCAGGGGCAACCATGTAGATGTAGATGTCGTCCACGAGGCCGCCCGAGACGCCCGGCAGCCAGTTGTACTGCGCGCGGCCGGGTTTCAGCTTGCTGACGTCGTTGGTGGTGACGTGTTGCAGGAACGCCAGCGCGCCGCTGCCCTGCACGCGGAATTCGCCCATGTGGGACACGTCGAACACGCCGGCTGCGTTGCGCACGGCGTCGTGTTCGGCTTTCACGCCCGCGTACTGCACGGGCATGTCCCACCCGCCGAAGGGCACCATTCGGGCTCCGGCGCGCAGGTGCGCGGCATGCAGGGGCGTCCGCTTCAGCGGCTCGGTGGGGGACTGGTTCACACCTGAAACTGTAGCCGACCCACCCCCAGAGCGTCCGGGCGGTCTGGACGGCCGGGGGGTGTACGCTGGAGAATGGCGACCGGGAAAAAGAGCGTTCCACAGGCTAAAAAACGTCAGGGTGGAACGGTGTACGATCAGCTGACCGGCTGGGCGCTTGAGGGTGCCCGGCAGGGCCTCACGCCCCGCGACGCCTGGGCCGCCGCGCAGAAGCTCGTGACCGCGAAACCCAGCACGCTGAACAAGGGCTGCCCACGCTCCACGTTCGTCTCCCTGGCCGAACACGGGTACCTGCGGGGCGTGCCCGCGCAGGCCGACGCTCGCCCCCTGACCCGGAACGCCCGTCATGCCCTGCACGCGCGGGCGGTCGCTCAGGCTGACCCGGACCTCCTGAACCGCAAGCAGGCGTGGTGGGCCGCGACCCGCGCGCACTCCGGCACGGACCGCGAGAATCACGCGGGCATCCTGGACGTCCTCCACGCGTTGATGGTGCGCGACGCCCTGACCGACCCGCCCGTCCCGTGAGCCCATCGCACCTGCTGGCGCTGCGCCCGCCACCGGACATTGAGGCCCGGATCGTGGCGTTCCGCGAAGCCCACGGCGTGCGCGACGCGGCGGCCGTCCCGCACATCACCGTGAAGGCCCGCAGTGGCCTGGACGACGACCTGCGCTGGCTGGACCTCATCCCGGCGGTGGCGGCGGCGACCCCGCCCGTCCCGGTCGAACTCCTCGCGCCGCGCGTGTTCCCGAACGGCAGCGCCCTGTACCTGCCCGCCCGCGGCCCCGGCGCCGTGCGGCTGCACCTCGCGCTGCTGGATGCCCTGCGGCCCGCGCGCCGCTTCGGGTACGAAGGGCCGCAGATGACCCCGCATCTCACGCTCGCCCTGGGGCGGCGGGACGCAAGCCTGGATGCGCTGCTGGATGCGGCGGGGCAGGCCTTCCCGCAGCCGCTAATCTTCACGGCCACCGAACTCGTCTGGATGCGCAAGCCCGGCCCGAGCGGCGCCTACCAGCCCGTGCAGAGCTGGACGCTGGGCGGGTAGAGGTCGCTGCCTCGTGGCGGCGCGCTGCACCCGGTAGACTCGCTCTCATGCCCCGTGTCGCCCGGACCGAGATCACCGTGCAGGCTCCCCTGGAGCGGGTCTTCGAGCTGCTGGTGGATTTCAGCGCGTACGGCAGCTGGAATCCGTTCGTGGTGGAGGTCACGGGGGCTGTACGTGCTGCCGAGGGCGTGCGGATGCGATTCAAGCTCCCCTGGTGCGGGGGCCGGTTCATGCACTCCGACGAGCAGGTCACGCGCGTGCAGCCCCCGGCGGGTGGCGCGGCGCTGGTCGCTTGGCGGTACGATAGTCCTCTGGCCCGCTGGGGCCTGCTGCGGTCGGAGCGGGTGCAGACCCTGCGGCAGCTGCCGAATGGCGACACGGCCTATGCCACCGAGGAGGTCTTTCACGGTCCGGCATCGGCTCTCGTGCCCGTGCGGTGGGTGCAGGCGGGGTTCGAGGCGCAGGCGCGGGCCATGCGCGATCACCTGTCGCCCACCTAAAGGATGGCTGCCGGGCTGGTTCGGTGTGCCCTCCGACGGTTCCGGCGCGCCGGGCGTCGCCTACTACCGGCATGCATACCCTGATTCTGGGCGCGACGGGCGGGATCGGCGCGGCGACGGCGCGGGCCTTTGCGGCCGCTGGGCACACGCTGACCCTCTCCGGGCGGGACGAGACGCGACTGGCGGCGCTGGCCTCCGAGCTGGGCGTGACTGGCCGCGCGGCGGACGTGGGCTTCGAGAGTCACGTCCGCACGCTGCTGGAGGCGGCTCCGGAGCTGGACACCCTGGTGTACGCGGCGGGCGCGGCGCACCCCGAGCCGCTGCGGGACGCGGACCCCACGCACGTCCGCTCTGTGTGGAACGCCAATTACTTCGGAGCGCTGTGGGTCATGAAGCACGGGCTGGGGCGGCTGGCGCCGGGTGGGCGGGTGTACCTGCTGGGCGCGCGGCCGGAACTGGTGACCGCGCGGGGCTTCAGTCAGTACGCGGCGAGCAAGGCGGCGCTGGCCCGCGCGGCGGAGGTCGCGCGGCTGGAACACCGGGGCGTCGGGATCACGCTGGTGCAGCCGCCCGCGGTGGAGACGGGCCTGTGGGCGCAGGTGGGCCGCGTGCCGCGCGGCGCGCTCGGACCGGACGCGGTGGCGCGCGCCCTCGTCGCGGACCGCGCGGGTGAGGCGCAGATGGAACTCAGGATCGACGGGTAAGGAGCATCAGCCCCCGCGTGAGGTTCCGTTGCGCCCCGGCGTACAGGGCGAGCATGACGCCCTCGGTCAGGGCGCGGCTCAGCCGGTCCCGCAGGAGGTAGCGGCGCACGAGGATCAGCAGGTCCGAGGCGACGAACATCCACCCGCCCCGCCTCAGCAGGCGCGCCGCGTCGGGGTGCGCGCGGGCCAGTCGGGGGTCGGCGGCCAGCAGTGCCATGAGGTTCAGCAGCGCCCCGTACCCGCTCAGGACCGGGAGGCTTTCGGGGTCGTGCCGGATCAGCAGGCCCGCGCCGAGCAGCAGTCCGGCCATGCGCGCGGGCCAGTGGCCGGTGTGGGGCCGCGCGCCGCGCCGCCACAGCAGCGTGACGGTCAGGAGTTGCGCCAGCGCGTACCACGTCGCGCCGCCCAGGAAGGCGCCGGGGTTCCCGCGCGGGTCGGGCTGGTGCGTGGACCGGGCGATGGTCACACCGCCCAGCGCCGCGGCCCCCAGGGACAGCAGCAGGGTGAGGGTGTCCCGCGCGTCCCGCCCCGGCGTCTCGCGGGTGACTTCGGCGGCCAGCGTGGCGACCATCGCCGCCTCCGCGATCTGGTGGGGGCGCGGCCGGTCGAGCATCCCGGCCAGGACGGTCGCGGTGGCCGCAGCCCGGAACGCCTTCACTGGATCTCCTGCGCGCCGCGTTCGGTGACGAGCCACTGCGCGGGGCAGTCGTGCGGGTCGCGCGGCAGTTCCGGCACCAGCAGGGCCGCCTGAATCACGCCCACCGTCACGCCCCGGAACGCGGGCAGCAGGCGGTCGTAGAAGCCCCCGCCATACCCCAGGCGCACGCCCGCGTGGTCGAAGGCCAGCCCCGGCAGCAGGATCGCGTCCACGGTGCCCAGCGGCACCTGCGGCGCGTCCTGCGGGGGTTGCAGCGCCCCGAAGCGGCTGACCTCCGTCGCGGTGTGCCAGGCGTGCAGCGTCAGGCGCGGTTCAGGGCGGAAGCGGGCGCGCGGGGCGAGCAGTTCGAAGTCGCGCTCCAGGGCGCTCACGTCGGGTTCGCCGCTCAGCGCGCGGTAGGCCAGCACCCGCCGCGCCCCCAGCGTCGTCAGGAGGTCACGCAGGGTCGCCGTGATCGGCTCGGATACGTCCGGCAACTCCGCGCGCGCTGCTCGCGCCCAGGCGCGCCACTCGGACTTGGGGGTACAGGGGGAGAGGACGGAACCCACACCCGACACTATGCCCGAAGGCCGCCGCGCCCCCCGGTCGTCAGTGGGCCGCGGGCGTGCCGTTCGGCCGGTCGAAGTCGTGCCAGCGTTCCCCGTCGAACAGCGGGTGCCACGGGGCGGGCGCGATCACCTGCGTGAACGAGTTCAGGCCCGTTCCCGGCGTCCAGTGATGCAGCAGGCACATGGGCGGCTGCCGCTGCACGACCAGCTGCGCGGGCCGGTGCAGGTCCGGGTGCAGCGTGGTGTCCGTGCCGGGGCAGGTCATGACGGTCGTGTGGGCGAATCCCGCCGTGAGGCTCATGTGCAGGTGCCCGGCCGCCACGCGCAGCACCTGCGGGTGCTCCAGCAGCAGGTCGCACAGCGCCTCGCGCCCGCGCAGGTCCATGCCGTCCATGACGTCCAGCCCGGTCTTCACGGGCGGGTGGTGCATGAACAGCAGCGTGGGCCACTCGGGCGCCTCGCGCAGCCGCGCCTCCAGCCAGTCCAGCTGCCCCTGGTCCAGCTGCCCGCCCCCGTGCCCGGGCCGGTGGGTGTCCAGGCCGATCAGGCGCAGCGGGAAGTCCTCTACCACGTACTGCATG from Deinococcus soli (ex Cha et al. 2016) encodes the following:
- a CDS encoding sugar nucleotide-binding protein — its product is MTRPWLVTGLTGTLAPHVAHALQAQGHTVTGWDRHTTPADDSAAAHAYLQALNPQGILHLALGSEAWAHALATHAHTHDLPFVFTSTAMVFHHHPDGPHHAGDPTTAQDDYGQLKARTEHAIRTAHPRAVIARIGWQIHPTATGNNMTQQLQAQHDQHGVIRASRHWTPATSFMTDTAHALAALAQDGTSGTVHLDSNAHDALTFPELVRGLARHLNRDWVVEETDDYTHDQRLVDDTTRLPSLRERLGLN
- the gcvP gene encoding aminomethyl-transferring glycine dehydrogenase, which encodes MTRSLTDLLQTADFLDRHVGPTAAEQAAMLAELGVGSLDELSDTTLPESIRFTGDLNVGGPVTEAHALADLKAVAAKNKVFRSYIGMGYSGTHTPGVILRNMLENPGWYTAYTPYQAEISQGRLEMLLNFQQAIMDLTAMPVCNASLLDEATAAAEAMTLAKRAGKSKGNTLYVAQDVHPQTIDVIRTRAEYFGYDIVTGPADAELPEGTFAALVQTPGTYGDLHDLSPIAERVHASGGLLIAATDLLASALVKPVGEMGADIVIGSAQRFGVPMGFGGPHAAFLACRSDFQRSMPGRVIGVSKDVKGRPALRMAMQTREQHIRREKATSNICTAQALLANMAAAYAVYHGPEGIKTIAERTHRMTGILAAALHEGGFVVSESFFDTISFHGDVDAIQARAEAKGINLRYHRSEGRGSDENRVSVSLDETVTVADLADIIEVITGKAADVLALDGQAVDGIPADLKRTSDYLSHPVFNTHHSEHGMLRYLKSLENKDYSLTHGMIPLGSCTMKLNATTEMIPVTWPEFGQLHPFAPADQTEGYAEMLAELEAWLADITGYDAVSLQPNSGAQGEYAGLLVIRKYHESRGEAHRTICLIPASAHGTNPASAAMMGMQVVVVKTDADGNIDMDDLKTQAEKHSENLGALMITYPSTHGVYEERVMEACELIHQHGGQVYLDGANMNAQVGLTKPGLIGSDVSHLNLHKTFAIPHGGGGPGMGPIGVKAHLAPFLPNHAVRPTSDSSTGAVSAAPYGSASILPISYLYIRLLGARGLKVATQVALLNANYIAHHLKGAFPVLYTGRNDRVAHECIIDLRPLKAESGISEEDVAKRLMDYGFHAPTMSFPVPGTLMIEPTESEPKAELDRFIQAMLGIRREIQDVQDELITAADSPLKHAPHTQADLIDMDWNRAYSRETAAYPTQTQKQWKYWPSVNRVDNVYGDRNFVCSCPPVEDYIEA
- the gcvH gene encoding glycine cleavage system protein GcvH, with the protein product MTTTPTELKYAASHEWLAADGTVGITDFAQEQLGDVVYVELPEVGRVVEAGETIAVVESVKTASDIYAPASGTIVAVNDALTGTPELVNSAPYEGGWLFKLDVTGEGDLMDAAAYEAANN
- the gcvT gene encoding glycine cleavage system aminomethyltransferase GcvT, yielding MVPFGGWDMPVQYAGVKAEHDAVRNAAGVFDVSHMGEFRVQGSGALAFLQHVTTNDVSKLKPGRAQYNWLPGVSGGLVDDIYIYMVAPDEYLTVVNASNITKDWTHLNAHAGEFDVTLTDESDRWGLLAVQGPQTESLLQPHTDTDLSSKKKNAFFPAKLFGFDVMLARTGYTGEDGFEVFTDASEAETVWDKLLAIGLTPAGLGARDTLRLEAGFPLYGHEFSDTIHPLSSTYSWVVKDKTHVGHEHIRTTPTQTLVGLKLERVPVREGYPVKVGGEVVGHVTSGTSSPTFGHPIAMALVNAEHAGADVFDVEVRGKDHPATRVALPFYKR
- a CDS encoding DUF6979 family protein — protein: MATGKKSVPQAKKRQGGTVYDQLTGWALEGARQGLTPRDAWAAAQKLVTAKPSTLNKGCPRSTFVSLAEHGYLRGVPAQADARPLTRNARHALHARAVAQADPDLLNRKQAWWAATRAHSGTDRENHAGILDVLHALMVRDALTDPPVP
- a CDS encoding 2'-5' RNA ligase family protein, which encodes MSPSHLLALRPPPDIEARIVAFREAHGVRDAAAVPHITVKARSGLDDDLRWLDLIPAVAAATPPVPVELLAPRVFPNGSALYLPARGPGAVRLHLALLDALRPARRFGYEGPQMTPHLTLALGRRDASLDALLDAAGQAFPQPLIFTATELVWMRKPGPSGAYQPVQSWTLGG
- a CDS encoding SRPBCC domain-containing protein, whose translation is MPRVARTEITVQAPLERVFELLVDFSAYGSWNPFVVEVTGAVRAAEGVRMRFKLPWCGGRFMHSDEQVTRVQPPAGGAALVAWRYDSPLARWGLLRSERVQTLRQLPNGDTAYATEEVFHGPASALVPVRWVQAGFEAQARAMRDHLSPT
- a CDS encoding SDR family NAD(P)-dependent oxidoreductase encodes the protein MHTLILGATGGIGAATARAFAAAGHTLTLSGRDETRLAALASELGVTGRAADVGFESHVRTLLEAAPELDTLVYAAGAAHPEPLRDADPTHVRSVWNANYFGALWVMKHGLGRLAPGGRVYLLGARPELVTARGFSQYAASKAALARAAEVARLEHRGVGITLVQPPAVETGLWAQVGRVPRGALGPDAVARALVADRAGEAQMELRIDG
- a CDS encoding lysoplasmalogenase family protein, which codes for MKAFRAAATATVLAGMLDRPRPHQIAEAAMVATLAAEVTRETPGRDARDTLTLLLSLGAAALGGVTIARSTHQPDPRGNPGAFLGGATWYALAQLLTVTLLWRRGARPHTGHWPARMAGLLLGAGLLIRHDPESLPVLSGYGALLNLMALLAADPRLARAHPDAARLLRRGGWMFVASDLLILVRRYLLRDRLSRALTEGVMLALYAGAQRNLTRGLMLLTRRS
- a CDS encoding 5-formyltetrahydrofolate cyclo-ligase, translating into MGSVLSPCTPKSEWRAWARAARAELPDVSEPITATLRDLLTTLGARRVLAYRALSGEPDVSALERDFELLAPRARFRPEPRLTLHAWHTATEVSRFGALQPPQDAPQVPLGTVDAILLPGLAFDHAGVRLGYGGGFYDRLLPAFRGVTVGVIQAALLVPELPRDPHDCPAQWLVTERGAQEIQ
- a CDS encoding phosphodiesterase is translated as MQVVQLSDPHIDYRFPQKAAAFARAVAHVNTMPALPDAVILTGDCAEHARPDEYALFRELLGALRVPAFLVPGNHDDRAALLDLYPPPVGHLPGFMQYVVEDFPLRLIGLDTHRPGHGGGQLDQGQLDWLEARLREAPEWPTLLFMHHPPVKTGLDVMDGMDLRGREALCDLLLEHPQVLRVAAGHLHMSLTAGFAHTTVMTCPGTDTTLHPDLHRPAQLVVQRQPPMCLLHHWTPGTGLNSFTQVIAPAPWHPLFDGERWHDFDRPNGTPAAH